A genomic segment from Cyanobium sp. NIES-981 encodes:
- the psbO gene encoding photosystem II manganese-stabilizing polypeptide, with protein sequence MRFRPLLALALALCLTLVTACSGGAKAVDRANLTYEDIHNTGLANDCPTLPDSARGSIALEGSGAYSLREICMHPSEVFVKGEPANKRQEAQFVAGKILTRFTTSLDQVYGDLRVEGDDLSFKEQGGLDFQLITVLLPGGEEVPFVFSSKELEAKADGAAISTSTDFKGTYRVPSYRTSNFLDPKARGLTTGYSSAVGLVPAGDDFAGETVKRYVDGKGAMELSITKVDASTGEFAGVFTAVQPSDTDMGTKQALDVKITGQLYGRLEKA encoded by the coding sequence ATGCGTTTTCGTCCTCTGCTGGCCCTTGCGCTGGCGCTGTGTCTGACCCTGGTGACCGCCTGCAGCGGTGGGGCCAAGGCCGTGGATCGCGCCAACCTCACCTACGAAGACATCCACAACACGGGTCTGGCCAACGACTGCCCCACCCTGCCGGATTCCGCCCGCGGCTCGATCGCCCTCGAGGGCTCCGGCGCATACAGCCTTCGCGAGATCTGCATGCATCCCAGCGAGGTGTTCGTGAAGGGTGAGCCCGCCAACAAGCGCCAGGAGGCCCAGTTCGTGGCCGGCAAGATTCTCACCCGCTTCACCACCAGCCTGGATCAGGTCTACGGCGATCTGCGCGTGGAAGGCGATGACCTCAGCTTCAAGGAGCAGGGCGGGCTCGATTTCCAGCTGATCACCGTGCTGCTGCCGGGAGGCGAGGAAGTGCCGTTCGTCTTCTCCAGCAAGGAGCTCGAAGCGAAGGCGGACGGTGCCGCCATCAGCACCAGCACCGATTTCAAGGGCACCTACCGGGTGCCCAGCTACCGCACCTCCAACTTCCTCGATCCCAAGGCCCGGGGCCTCACCACCGGCTACAGCTCGGCCGTTGGGCTGGTGCCCGCCGGTGACGACTTCGCCGGCGAAACCGTGAAGCGCTACGTGGACGGCAAGGGCGCCATGGAGCTCTCCATCACCAAGGTGGATGCCAGCACCGGTGAATTCGCCGGGGTGTTCACGGCCGTTCAGCCCTCCGATACCGACATGGGCACCAAGCAGGCCCTCGACGTCAAGATCACGGGCCAGCTCTACGGACGGCTGGAGAAAGCCTGA
- the coaBC gene encoding bifunctional phosphopantothenoylcysteine decarboxylase/phosphopantothenate--cysteine ligase CoaBC: MAFRADGAAAAPAAPLAGRRILVGISGSIAAVKLPLLVSALVQQGAEVRCVLTPSAARLVSPEALACLSRNPCHLDADQWSHREPRPLHIALAEWAELVLLAPLTATTLARWVHGLGDTLLASTLLACEAPVLAAAAMNTSMWDSLPVQRNWKVFSRLPSVLALAPTAGLLACDRQGAGRMADPDLVLLALESLALVGNQRDWQGLRLLVSAGPTREPLDPARCLTNPSTGRMGVLLAQAARLRGARVDLVHGPLSVPPGWLEGLACSPVQTAAEMQAALLERQPRADAVAMAAAVADHRRARPTATKLQKLDLERALSQGWEAVPDLLAQLVERRPAGQRILGFAAQSGDVLPLARAKLARKGCDLLFANPIDRPGCGFGGLSNGGWLLGPGDQVSALAQAHKLAIAHQLLTALHPTRGGPGRSPGDPAQAASG; this comes from the coding sequence ATGGCGTTCCGGGCTGATGGGGCGGCGGCGGCGCCGGCTGCGCCGCTCGCAGGCCGCCGCATCCTGGTGGGCATCAGCGGCAGCATCGCCGCGGTGAAACTGCCGCTGCTGGTGAGTGCCCTGGTGCAACAGGGCGCGGAGGTGCGCTGTGTGCTCACCCCAAGTGCCGCGCGGCTGGTCAGCCCTGAGGCCCTGGCCTGCCTGAGCCGCAACCCCTGCCATCTGGACGCCGACCAGTGGAGCCATCGGGAACCCCGCCCCCTGCACATCGCCCTGGCCGAGTGGGCCGAGCTGGTGCTGCTGGCTCCCCTCACGGCCACCACCCTGGCGCGCTGGGTGCATGGCCTCGGCGACACGCTGCTCGCCAGCACATTGCTGGCCTGTGAGGCGCCCGTGCTGGCGGCGGCCGCCATGAACACCAGCATGTGGGACTCACTCCCGGTGCAGCGCAACTGGAAGGTGTTCAGCCGCCTGCCCTCCGTGCTCGCCCTGGCGCCGACGGCTGGCCTGCTGGCCTGCGATCGCCAGGGGGCGGGGCGGATGGCCGACCCCGACCTGGTGCTGCTGGCGTTGGAGTCGCTCGCGCTGGTGGGAAACCAGCGCGACTGGCAGGGGCTGCGGCTGCTGGTGAGTGCCGGCCCCACCCGTGAGCCCCTCGATCCGGCCCGCTGCCTCACCAACCCCAGCACAGGTCGGATGGGCGTGCTGCTGGCCCAGGCCGCCCGGTTGCGGGGTGCCCGGGTGGATCTGGTCCACGGTCCGCTCAGCGTGCCGCCGGGATGGCTCGAGGGGCTCGCCTGCAGCCCCGTGCAGACCGCCGCGGAGATGCAGGCGGCGCTGCTGGAGCGTCAGCCGCGGGCAGATGCGGTGGCCATGGCGGCCGCCGTGGCCGATCACCGCAGGGCCCGGCCAACGGCCACCAAGTTGCAGAAGCTTGACCTCGAAAGGGCGCTTTCCCAGGGCTGGGAGGCGGTTCCCGATCTGCTCGCCCAGCTGGTGGAACGGCGCCCTGCCGGCCAGCGCATCCTCGGCTTCGCCGCCCAGTCCGGTGATGTGCTGCCCCTGGCCCGGGCAAAGCTGGCCCGCAAGGGCTGCGACCTGCTGTTCGCCAACCCGATCGACCGTCCGGGCTGCGGCTTCGGCGGCCTCTCGAATGGGGGCTGGCTGCTCGGACCCGGCGATCAGGTGAGCGCGCTGGCCCAGGCCCACAAGCTGGCGATCGCCCACCAGCTGCTCACGGCCCTGCACCCCACCAGGGGCGGGCCGGGGCGGAGCCCCGGCGATCCGGCTCAGGCTGCCAGCGGCTGA
- a CDS encoding DUF2555 domain-containing protein, translating into MASPSESITPERLAAFDEAMAASLAQRLEEDDYPTPFDGLSDWHLMRALAIHRPELARPYVHLVDQEPFDED; encoded by the coding sequence ATGGCCTCACCGTCAGAGTCCATCACCCCGGAACGGCTCGCGGCCTTCGACGAGGCCATGGCCGCCTCCCTGGCCCAGCGGCTGGAAGAGGATGACTACCCCACGCCCTTCGACGGCCTGAGTGACTGGCATCTGATGCGGGCCCTGGCCATCCACCGGCCCGAGCTGGCTCGGCCGTACGTGCACCTGGTGGATCAGGAGCCCTTCGATGAGGACTGA
- a CDS encoding PCP reductase family protein, translating into MEWTSEAENRLKEVPFFVRPAVRRRIEAMAAEAGVQPIDEAFYAMARERFGQK; encoded by the coding sequence ATGGAGTGGACCAGCGAGGCCGAGAACCGGCTCAAGGAAGTGCCATTCTTCGTGCGGCCGGCCGTGCGGCGCCGTATCGAAGCGATGGCCGCCGAGGCTGGCGTGCAGCCGATCGACGAGGCCTTCTACGCCATGGCCCGTGAGCGGTTCGGCCAGAAATGA
- a CDS encoding DUF565 domain-containing protein produces MTNPQPRSLQQTRFQQSVAQAPLRLQRWARNPWRRLSLQLIVLLLSFSIGGVVASIAGQLSQIDPVGALVCVLVIELAIRARGPLLRSTSHTLGLNLLDMARIGLLYGLLLDGFKLL; encoded by the coding sequence GTGACCAACCCGCAACCGCGGTCACTCCAGCAGACACGCTTTCAGCAGAGCGTGGCCCAGGCCCCCCTGCGCCTGCAGCGCTGGGCCAGGAACCCCTGGCGGCGTCTGTCGCTGCAGTTGATCGTGCTGCTGCTGAGCTTCTCGATCGGCGGGGTGGTGGCCTCCATCGCAGGCCAGCTCTCCCAGATCGATCCCGTGGGTGCGCTGGTGTGCGTGCTGGTGATCGAGCTGGCCATCCGCGCCCGCGGGCCCCTGCTGCGGAGCACCAGCCACACCCTCGGCCTGAACCTGCTGGACATGGCCAGGATCGGCCTGCTCTACGGCCTGCTGCTGGACGGCTTCAAGCTGCTGTGA
- a CDS encoding aspartate carbamoyltransferase catalytic subunit, translating to MSSWGHRHVIDLATFSCDDLAKVLELAQRFRAMPFSGVRKLPALQGRFMTSLFFEPSTRTRSSFELAARRLSADVQSFSPSSSSLSKGESLLDTARTYVAMGADVLVVRHRCAGVPQLLAEELDRSGERVAVLNAGDGLHSHPSQGLLDLFTLARHFSAEAPTPEVLRGRRIVIVGDVLHSRVARSNLWALTACGAEVVLCGPPTLLPEAFASFVEAPPPGQAGDPVPQRGRVTLERDLDTALEGADAVMTLRLQKERMREHLLTSLEAYHRAYGLSHQRLKRCGKPVPVLHPGPVNRGVEMASALLDDPSVCLVEEQVRNGIPVRMALLYLLAAEAAAAPGLTAA from the coding sequence TTGAGCAGCTGGGGTCATCGCCATGTGATCGATCTGGCGACGTTCTCGTGCGACGACCTCGCCAAGGTGCTGGAGCTGGCCCAGCGCTTCCGGGCCATGCCCTTCAGCGGGGTCCGCAAGCTGCCCGCCCTGCAGGGCAGGTTTATGACCAGCCTGTTCTTCGAGCCGAGCACCCGCACCCGCAGCAGCTTCGAGCTGGCGGCCCGTCGCCTCTCCGCCGACGTGCAGAGTTTTTCACCCTCATCCAGTTCCCTCAGCAAGGGCGAGAGCCTGCTGGATACGGCGCGCACCTATGTGGCCATGGGGGCGGATGTGCTGGTGGTGCGGCACCGCTGTGCCGGTGTTCCCCAGCTGCTGGCGGAGGAGCTGGATCGCAGTGGCGAACGGGTCGCGGTGCTCAACGCCGGCGATGGCCTGCACAGCCATCCCAGCCAGGGCCTGCTCGATCTGTTCACCCTGGCCCGCCATTTCTCGGCCGAGGCGCCGACCCCCGAGGTGCTGCGGGGCAGGCGCATCGTGATCGTGGGGGATGTGCTCCATTCCCGGGTCGCCCGCTCCAACCTGTGGGCGCTCACCGCCTGCGGCGCCGAGGTGGTGCTGTGCGGTCCGCCCACGCTGCTGCCGGAGGCCTTCGCCTCCTTCGTGGAGGCCCCACCCCCTGGCCAGGCCGGCGATCCGGTGCCGCAGCGCGGCAGGGTCACCCTGGAGAGGGATCTGGACACGGCGCTGGAGGGGGCCGATGCGGTGATGACCCTGCGACTCCAGAAGGAACGGATGCGTGAGCACCTGCTCACCAGTCTCGAGGCCTACCACCGGGCCTATGGCCTCAGCCACCAGCGTCTGAAGCGTTGCGGCAAGCCTGTGCCCGTGCTCCATCCCGGGCCCGTGAACCGGGGCGTGGAAATGGCTTCCGCCCTGCTCGACGACCCTTCCGTCTGCCTTGTCGAGGAGCAGGTGCGCAACGGCATTCCGGTGCGGATGGCCTTGCTCTACCTGCTGGCCGCCGAGGCGGCGGCGGCTCCCGGGCTCACAGCAGCTTGA
- a CDS encoding DNA-3-methyladenine glycosylase encodes MGDQWAAGLQPHDGGAPVPSLPAAAFFARPAEQVAPDLLGCWLIRRWDDGRQLEGMIVETEAYSQDEPACHGHRRRSPSNATLFGEPGHFYVYLTYGIHHCVNVVTGRCDWANGVLLRALQLPAEPARTAAGPALLARRFGLDRRHDGLPVAPASGLWIAPRRWPPGEDPPHTQTTRIGISQGQDLPWRWYLRQSPSVSRRARGDRRPRLSPAAGHAGPGL; translated from the coding sequence ATGGGGGATCAGTGGGCTGCGGGCCTTCAACCCCACGATGGTGGCGCGCCCGTGCCCAGTCTGCCGGCTGCGGCGTTCTTTGCACGGCCCGCGGAACAGGTGGCCCCCGATCTGCTGGGCTGCTGGCTGATCCGCCGCTGGGACGATGGCCGCCAGCTGGAGGGGATGATCGTGGAAACCGAGGCCTACTCCCAGGACGAGCCCGCCTGCCACGGCCATCGCCGCCGTTCCCCCAGCAACGCCACCCTGTTCGGGGAGCCGGGGCACTTCTATGTGTACCTCACCTATGGCATCCACCATTGCGTGAACGTGGTGACGGGGCGCTGCGACTGGGCCAACGGGGTGCTGCTCAGGGCCCTGCAGCTCCCCGCTGAGCCGGCGCGCACGGCGGCGGGCCCGGCCCTGCTGGCCCGGCGCTTCGGCCTGGACCGGCGTCATGACGGTCTGCCGGTCGCCCCCGCTTCCGGGCTGTGGATCGCCCCGCGCCGCTGGCCGCCGGGGGAGGATCCCCCCCATACCCAGACCACCCGGATCGGCATCAGCCAGGGCCAGGATCTCCCCTGGCGCTGGTACCTCCGGCAAAGCCCCAGCGTGAGCCGTCGGGCGCGGGGGGACCGGCGGCCGCGCCTGTCGCCTGCGGCGGGGCATGCCGGGCCCGGCCTCTAG
- a CDS encoding DUF6679 family protein has protein sequence MLHRKLYQFCAEKRPVWVFLRDQQRWIEEALITEIEGDLVTLHYDAEEDDETHSWEESVRLDSIGAVSTRLAYVNRSDMAELPTAEDCPEAERLSS, from the coding sequence ATGCTGCACCGCAAGCTCTATCAGTTCTGTGCCGAGAAGCGGCCCGTGTGGGTGTTTCTGCGGGATCAGCAGCGCTGGATCGAAGAGGCGCTGATCACGGAAATCGAGGGCGACCTCGTGACGCTCCACTACGACGCCGAAGAGGACGACGAAACCCACAGCTGGGAGGAGAGTGTGCGGCTCGATTCGATCGGTGCCGTGAGCACCCGGCTTGCCTATGTGAACCGCAGCGACATGGCCGAGCTGCCCACGGCGGAGGACTGCCCCGAGGCTGAACGGCTCAGCAGCTGA
- a CDS encoding creatininase family protein has translation MTSQTPSPSATAPSSAERRTEDIRLQLRSWPEVEAYLERCRGVIVPLGSTEQHGPTGAIGTDALTAEAVALEVGRRSGVLVTPAQAFGMAEHHLGFAGTVSLQPSTLMAVLHDVVLSLAGHGFERIFVINGHGGNIATSKAAFAQAYATAASRGLPRAAELRCRLANWFMAPAVLQKARELYGNREGHHATPSEIALTLHLEPSLAGKQRPLPEPAPAGPIHGPADFRRRHPDGRMGSDPFLARAEHGATFLDLAASALCTDLERFLNAES, from the coding sequence GTGACCAGCCAGACCCCGTCACCATCGGCGACCGCCCCCTCCAGCGCGGAACGCCGCACGGAGGACATCCGCCTGCAGCTGCGCAGCTGGCCTGAGGTGGAGGCCTACCTGGAGCGCTGTCGGGGCGTGATCGTGCCCCTGGGCTCCACGGAGCAGCACGGCCCCACCGGCGCCATCGGCACCGATGCGCTCACCGCCGAAGCCGTGGCCCTGGAGGTGGGGCGCCGCAGCGGGGTGCTGGTGACACCGGCGCAGGCCTTCGGCATGGCGGAACACCATCTGGGCTTCGCCGGCACGGTGAGCCTGCAGCCCAGCACCCTGATGGCGGTGCTGCACGACGTGGTGCTCTCCCTGGCCGGCCATGGCTTCGAGCGCATCTTCGTGATCAATGGCCACGGCGGCAACATCGCCACCAGCAAGGCCGCCTTTGCCCAGGCCTACGCCACGGCGGCCAGCCGCGGCCTGCCCCGGGCCGCCGAGCTGCGCTGCCGCCTCGCCAACTGGTTCATGGCGCCAGCGGTGCTGCAGAAGGCGCGCGAGCTCTACGGCAACCGGGAAGGGCACCATGCCACCCCCAGCGAGATCGCCCTCACCCTGCATCTGGAACCCAGCCTGGCCGGCAAGCAGAGGCCCCTGCCGGAGCCGGCGCCGGCTGGCCCGATCCACGGCCCGGCCGACTTCCGCCGCCGCCACCCCGACGGCCGCATGGGCTCGGACCCCTTCCTGGCCCGGGCCGAGCACGGCGCCACCTTCCTCGACCTCGCCGCCTCGGCGCTGTGCACCGATCTGGAGCGCTTCCTCAACGCCGAGAGCTAG
- the gatC gene encoding Asp-tRNA(Asn)/Glu-tRNA(Gln) amidotransferase subunit GatC, producing the protein MSKISAEDVRKVAHLARLALPEEKIATYTGQLERILEYVAHLEAVDTEGVPPTTRAVEVTNVTREDEVVTTGVREELLDLAPQREGDFFRVPQILAG; encoded by the coding sequence ATGAGCAAGATCTCGGCCGAGGACGTGCGCAAGGTGGCCCATCTGGCCAGGCTGGCGCTGCCTGAGGAGAAGATCGCCACCTATACCGGCCAGCTGGAGCGCATCCTCGAGTATGTGGCCCATCTCGAGGCCGTGGACACCGAGGGGGTGCCTCCGACGACCCGCGCCGTCGAGGTGACGAACGTGACCCGGGAGGATGAGGTGGTGACCACCGGGGTGCGGGAGGAACTGCTGGATCTGGCCCCTCAGCGCGAGGGGGATTTCTTCCGGGTGCCGCAGATCCTGGCGGGCTGA
- the crtR gene encoding beta-carotene hydroxylase, with amino-acid sequence MTQAPAVERPLAVPAPRHSPSSAVPRHFLDAPSAWNPTVGLFLGGFALAGLTIWGWFVGGWPLPVLLITGFLALHLEGTVIHDACHNAAHPNRFWNAVMGHGAALLLGFSFPVFTRVHLQHHAHVNDPKHDPDHIVSTFGPLWLIAPRFFYHEVFFFRRRLWRRYELLEWGLARGIFVAIVVAAAKYGFLPFIFNCWFAPALMVGVTLGLFFDYLPHRPFQSRNRWHNARVYPSRLMNWLIMGQNYHLIHHLWPSIPWFEYRPAYHATKHILDSKGSPQRLGLFESRADGLNFLYDILLGVRSHSKRRSKLRPLAALMPTRHARRRVLEVLHRTAVSPVR; translated from the coding sequence ATGACCCAGGCCCCGGCTGTTGAGCGCCCCCTGGCCGTTCCCGCCCCGCGCCACTCGCCGTCGAGCGCGGTGCCCAGGCACTTTCTGGATGCTCCCTCCGCCTGGAACCCCACCGTGGGCCTGTTCCTGGGCGGCTTCGCCCTGGCCGGTCTCACCATCTGGGGCTGGTTCGTGGGGGGCTGGCCGCTGCCGGTGCTGCTGATCACGGGCTTTCTGGCCCTGCATCTGGAGGGCACGGTGATCCATGACGCCTGCCACAACGCCGCCCACCCGAACCGCTTCTGGAATGCGGTGATGGGTCACGGGGCGGCGCTGCTGCTCGGCTTCAGCTTCCCGGTGTTCACCCGGGTGCATCTTCAGCACCACGCCCATGTGAACGATCCGAAGCACGACCCCGACCACATCGTGAGCACGTTCGGGCCGCTGTGGTTGATCGCTCCGCGGTTTTTCTACCACGAAGTCTTCTTCTTCCGCCGCCGTCTCTGGCGGCGCTACGAGCTGCTGGAGTGGGGCCTGGCGCGCGGCATCTTCGTGGCCATTGTGGTGGCTGCGGCCAAATACGGATTTCTCCCCTTCATCTTCAATTGCTGGTTCGCCCCGGCCCTGATGGTGGGCGTCACCCTGGGTCTCTTCTTCGACTATCTGCCCCACCGGCCGTTTCAGTCACGCAACCGCTGGCACAACGCCCGGGTCTACCCCAGCAGGCTGATGAACTGGCTGATCATGGGTCAGAACTATCACCTGATCCACCATCTCTGGCCGTCGATCCCGTGGTTCGAGTACCGCCCCGCCTATCACGCCACCAAGCACATTCTGGACAGCAAGGGTTCCCCCCAGCGCCTGGGCCTGTTCGAAAGCCGCGCCGATGGGCTCAACTTCCTCTACGACATCCTGCTCGGTGTGCGCAGCCACAGCAAGCGGCGCAGCAAGCTCCGCCCCCTGGCAGCGCTGATGCCCACCCGCCATGCCCGCCGTCGGGTGCTCGAGGTGCTGCACCGCACGGCGGTCTCGCCCGTGCGCTGA
- a CDS encoding Ycf66 family protein produces the protein MLATLGGDLALVVGLAVLLLPVVAAELSRPRDSAWGAVVLLLGLVLVTSSERLTGAPMLGVLCGGLLIGRLGLEVGQSRWRALTPEEQQRLWSRERWQASLGELGASLGRLLELAAGSVAGVLGWLRQRRQPRPTTKRWVRQEPATGDGAEAPAPPVVVASLDDVEVLLETAQTPESGASSCEAPSSTADDGGETG, from the coding sequence ATGCTCGCGACCCTGGGGGGAGACCTGGCCCTGGTGGTGGGGCTTGCCGTGCTGCTGCTTCCCGTCGTGGCCGCGGAGCTGAGCCGGCCGCGCGACTCGGCCTGGGGCGCCGTTGTGCTGTTGCTGGGCCTGGTGCTCGTCACCAGTTCCGAGCGCCTCACCGGCGCGCCGATGCTCGGGGTGCTGTGCGGAGGCCTGCTGATCGGCCGGCTGGGTCTCGAGGTGGGCCAGAGCCGCTGGCGGGCCCTCACCCCGGAGGAGCAGCAGCGGCTGTGGTCCCGGGAACGCTGGCAGGCCAGCCTGGGCGAGCTGGGGGCCAGCCTGGGCCGGCTGCTGGAGCTGGCCGCAGGGTCGGTGGCAGGGGTGCTGGGCTGGCTGCGGCAGCGGCGCCAACCCCGCCCCACCACCAAGCGCTGGGTGCGTCAGGAGCCTGCGACCGGGGATGGGGCAGAGGCTCCCGCCCCGCCGGTGGTGGTGGCGTCGCTGGATGACGTCGAGGTTCTGCTCGAGACCGCCCAGACGCCGGAGAGCGGCGCCAGCAGCTGCGAGGCGCCGTCATCCACGGCGGATGACGGCGGCGAAACGGGATAA